The proteins below are encoded in one region of Bacilli bacterium:
- a CDS encoding DNA-3-methyladenine glycosylase I, whose translation MHERCAWAGKEPLYIAYHDEEWGVPVHDDRKLFEFLVLEGAQAGLSWWTILQKRARYREVFAGFDPEAVVTFDEQKIAQLLSDSGIVRNRLKIRSAVNNARAFLRIRETFGSFDRYLWNFVDGRPIQNHWNTLAEVPATTPLSDKLSNDLRKRGFTFVGPTICYSFMQAVGLVNDHVTGCFRHRQLMG comes from the coding sequence CATGATGAAGAATGGGGCGTGCCGGTGCATGACGATCGCAAATTGTTCGAGTTTCTTGTTTTGGAAGGAGCGCAAGCGGGATTAAGCTGGTGGACGATCCTGCAAAAACGCGCACGATACCGGGAAGTTTTTGCCGGGTTCGATCCGGAAGCGGTTGTAACTTTTGACGAGCAAAAAATCGCGCAGTTATTGTCCGACAGCGGAATTGTGCGCAACCGGTTAAAGATTCGCAGCGCGGTAAACAACGCGCGGGCGTTTTTGCGCATCCGGGAGACATTCGGCAGCTTCGACCGGTATTTATGGAACTTTGTGGACGGGCGGCCCATCCAAAACCACTGGAACACTTTGGCGGAAGTTCCCGCGACAACGCCGCTTTCGGATAAGTTAAGCAACGATTTGCGCAAACGCGGATTCACCTTTGTCGGCCCGACGATTTGTTATTCGTTCATGCAGGCTGTCGGACTGGTCAACGATCACGTCACGGGTTGTTTTCGCCATCGCCAGTTAATGGGTTGA